A single Salminus brasiliensis chromosome 20, fSalBra1.hap2, whole genome shotgun sequence DNA region contains:
- the vamp5 gene encoding vesicle-associated membrane protein 5 produces MENGQSRLKQAQKDVDEVTIIMLDNVNKAREREGKLGELENRADELEKKSKVFCKTAVQVKQKKRFENMKWKLIAVGAVVIILVIIILAAILGSGSISNST; encoded by the exons ATG GAGAACGGGCAAAGCCGGCTGAAGCAGGCCCAGAAGGACGTTGACGAGGTGACGATCATCATGCTGGACAACGTGAACAAGGCCAGGGAACGAGAGGGCAAGCTGGGCGAGCTGGAGAACAGAGCCGACGAGCTggaaaagaag AGCAAGGTGTTTTGCAAGACAGCGGTGCAAGTGAAACAGAAGAAGAGATTCGAGAACATGAAGTGGAAGCTGATCGCAGTCGGTGCCGTCGTGATCATCCTGGTCATCATCATCCTGGCTGCCATCTTAGGCAGTGGAAGCATCTCTAACTCCACATAA